From one Mytilus trossulus isolate FHL-02 chromosome 10, PNRI_Mtr1.1.1.hap1, whole genome shotgun sequence genomic stretch:
- the LOC134687138 gene encoding neuronal acetylcholine receptor subunit beta-3-like, with the protein MLDFVMVYLLVSASHAAYQGLPNTSIVNDEERLIKTLMKGYDPRIRPVNASKSPTIVALGLSITEIVELHEKGEILETTAYVRQMWEDSRLKWDPNQYSGTMAVHLPASSVWKPDVVLLNNVDTEISMKEPLIILLAHGAVFYSPQHRLRSRCELDLARFPFDSQTCLIRFGSWTYDTTRVNFTHLGSKDNNIEYRDFRVNKEWSILESYVTKLEKQYDGGGEDKYSIMEYKFHLQRNPVYYTHMFIMPAVLVAALVPFQFMLPPESKDRITLGSILMLGLLLLLTMLQDMLPETHSTVPTLASYYTITAVWIALSILTSIWTINIQSRGPRRQKVPVFIRHFFLRGLKRLVCLGDDTYYPLDESETVSMRGLDRPLDSMTKPDTTTTQSKMEKDIEEILRHVHTMAFRATVLEARQDVRNEWHQVALVIDRLLCFLFFITFLLYTFVLLG; encoded by the exons GCTTACCAAACACTTCAATTGTTAATGATGAAGAACGCCTTATTAAAACCTTGATGAAGGGGTACGATCCTAGAATTAGACCTGTGAACGCATCAAAGAGTCCAACAATAGTCGCTTTGGGGTTATCCATTACAGAGATAGTAGAACTA CATGAAAAAGGTGAAATACTCGAGACTACTGCCTATGTTCGTCAAATGTGGGAAGATTCACGCTTGAAATGGGATCCAAATCAATACTCAGGGACTATGGCTGTCCACTTACCAGCGTCATCAGTATGGAAACCAGATGTTGTCCTACTAAATAA cGTTGATACAGAGATATCTATGAAGGAACCATTAATCATATTGCTTGCTCATGGGGCGGTATTTTACAGTCCTCAACATCGACTTCGAAGTCGGTGCGAATTAGATTTGGCTCGTTTCCCGTTTGATTCACAAACTTGTTTGATCCGATTCGGATCATGGACTTACGATACAACTCGTGTGAATTTTACTCATCTAGGATCTAAAGACAATAACATTGAGTATAGAGATTTTCGAGTAAACAAAGAATGGTCTATTCTAGAATCTTATGTCacaaaacttgaaaaacaatACGATGGAGGAGGAGAGGATAAATACTCAATAATGgaatataaatttcatttacaaCGAAATCCTGTGTATTATACACATATGTTTATAATGCCTGCGGTATTGGTAGCAGCATTAGTTCCGTTTCAGTTTATGCTTCCGCCAGAGTCAAAAGACAGAATAACGCTAG GTTCTATTTTAATGTTAGGTCTGTTATTGTTGTTGACGATGCTACAAGACATGCTCCCAGAAACACATTCTACTGTGCCAACACTAG CAAGTTATTATACCATAACGGCGGTCTGGATTGCATTGTCAATTCTAACGTCTATTTGGACCATTAATATCCAGTCTCGAGGACCACGACGACAAAAGGTTCCAGTATTCATACGACAT ttCTTCTTACGAGGCTTGAAAAGACTTGTTTGTCTTGGCGATGACACCTATTATCCTTTGGATGAATCTGAGACGGTTTCCATGCGAGGACTCGACCGACCTCTTGACAGCATGACAAAACCTGATACCACGACTACACAATCAAAGATGGAAAAAGACATCGAAGAAATTTTACGACACGTTCATACAATGGCTTTCAGGGCTACTGTTCTGGAAGCAAGACAGGATGTGAGAAATGAATGGCACCAGGTGGCGTTAGTCATCGATCGTCtgttgtgttttcttttctttataacattccttttgtatacatttgttcttttagGGTAA